One Nocardia iowensis DNA window includes the following coding sequences:
- a CDS encoding NAD(P)H-dependent glycerol-3-phosphate dehydrogenase, whose product MTRAAVLGAGSWGTAFAKVLADAGTEVTIWARRPEVAEILHTEHRNPSYLTDIPLPPMAATHDPAVALDGADIVVLAVPSQSLRVNLEKWKGLIEADASFLSLAKGIEIGTLLRMSQVIAEVTGADEGRIAVLSGPNLAHEIAVGQPAATVIACSDADRAVALQHASATGYFRPYTNTDVIGCEIGGASKNVIALACGIASGMGLGDNTVASIITRGLAEIIRLGVALGAEPATLAGLAGVGDLVATCTSPLSRNRSFGRALGTGGSMETAQDATHGQVAEGVKSCTSIRALAVKHDVDMPLTTAVHQVCHEGVSVGEAVGNLLGRRIKPE is encoded by the coding sequence ATGACGAGGGCGGCAGTACTGGGCGCGGGATCTTGGGGCACCGCGTTCGCAAAGGTCTTGGCGGACGCGGGAACCGAGGTCACGATCTGGGCGCGGCGCCCCGAGGTCGCCGAGATACTCCACACCGAACATCGCAATCCCTCTTACCTCACCGATATTCCGCTGCCCCCCATGGCGGCCACCCACGATCCCGCCGTCGCCCTCGACGGCGCCGACATCGTGGTGCTCGCGGTGCCATCCCAATCGCTGCGCGTGAATCTGGAGAAGTGGAAAGGGCTGATCGAGGCCGATGCGTCTTTCCTGAGCCTGGCCAAAGGCATCGAGATCGGCACGCTGCTGCGGATGAGTCAGGTGATCGCCGAGGTCACCGGGGCCGACGAGGGTCGTATCGCGGTGCTGTCCGGCCCGAACCTGGCGCACGAGATCGCCGTCGGTCAGCCCGCGGCCACCGTGATCGCCTGTTCGGATGCCGACCGCGCGGTCGCCTTGCAGCACGCCAGCGCCACCGGATACTTCCGGCCCTATACCAACACCGACGTGATCGGCTGCGAGATCGGCGGCGCTTCCAAGAACGTGATCGCCCTCGCCTGCGGTATCGCCTCCGGAATGGGCTTGGGGGACAACACCGTTGCCAGCATCATCACCCGAGGACTTGCCGAGATCATCCGGCTCGGCGTCGCCCTCGGCGCCGAACCCGCCACCCTGGCGGGCCTGGCCGGAGTGGGCGATCTGGTCGCCACCTGCACCTCACCGCTGTCGCGCAATCGCTCATTCGGCCGCGCACTCGGCACCGGCGGTTCCATGGAGACCGCGCAGGACGCGACCCACGGCCAGGTCGCCGAGGGCGTGAAGTCGTGCACCTCGATCCGAGCACTCGCCGTAAAACACGACGTCGACATGCCCCTCACCACCGCCGTCCACCAGGTGTGCCACGAGGGCGTTTCGGTAGGCGAAGCAGTCGGCAATTTGCTCGGGCGGCGAATCAAGCCGGAGTAG
- the cofC gene encoding 2-phospho-L-lactate guanylyltransferase, protein MRPHAVHAVIAVKSLDQAKSRLADRLRPEHRARLVLAMLADTMTATAAVKEIVSITVVTPDPVVADLALSLGAEVHPEPRPAGLDGLNSALADAATTLRHRHGPVDLLALQADLPALRPEELADVLTVAPRGLRSIVVDHAGTGTAALLVRDPIAALEPRFGPGSASKHIAAGAVDLTGDWPGLRLDVDTADDLDLAIDLGAGGATRAALHDIGWPARVHQPVRRVC, encoded by the coding sequence ATGCGCCCGCACGCCGTGCATGCCGTGATCGCGGTCAAGAGCCTCGATCAGGCCAAGAGTCGACTGGCCGACCGGCTGCGCCCGGAACACCGGGCGCGGCTGGTTCTCGCCATGCTCGCCGACACCATGACCGCCACCGCGGCCGTCAAGGAGATCGTCTCAATCACCGTGGTCACCCCGGACCCGGTGGTGGCCGACCTGGCCCTTTCGCTGGGCGCCGAGGTGCATCCGGAACCGCGCCCCGCCGGTCTGGACGGCCTGAACAGCGCGCTGGCCGACGCCGCGACAACGCTGCGGCACCGGCACGGACCGGTCGATCTACTCGCCTTGCAGGCCGATCTGCCCGCCCTGCGCCCCGAGGAGCTGGCCGACGTGCTGACGGTCGCGCCCCGCGGCCTCCGGTCGATCGTGGTCGACCACGCGGGCACCGGCACGGCCGCGCTACTTGTCCGCGACCCGATCGCCGCCCTCGAGCCGCGTTTCGGTCCCGGCTCGGCGAGCAAACACATTGCCGCGGGCGCGGTCGACCTGACCGGCGACTGGCCCGGTCTCCGGCTCGATGTCGATACGGCCGACGACCTCGACCTGGCCATTGACCTCGGCGCAGGCGGCGCGACCAGGGCGGCGCTGCACGACATCGGCTGGCCCGCCCGTGTTCACCAACCTGTCCGCCGAGTGTGCTAG
- a CDS encoding RNA degradosome polyphosphate kinase, whose translation MSDTEIVKQQLLPTPPPAATPIATDASLVQLPRDRYLNREMSWLDFNARVLALAEDASLPLLERAKFLAIFASNLDEFYMVRVAGLKRRAETGLLVRSADGRSPGEQLELIAARAQEIAVRHARVFLDDVLPALTAEGIAIIDWADLNDDERQRLSGHFQDQVFPVLTPLAVDPAHPFPYISGLSLNLAVTVKDYTTGGEHFARVKVPDNVDRFVRVRRTDAGSTIAAFLPMEALIAAHLDLLFPGMEVVEQHSFRITRNADFEVDEDRDEDLLQALERELARRRFGSPVRLEVSDDMTEHMLELLLRELDVDPGDVIQVPGLLDLSCLWQVYGVDRPNLKDTPYVPATPPAFGERETPRNVFAALREGDVLVHHPYDSFSTSVQRFIEQAAADPQVLAIKQTLYRTSGDSPIVNALIDAAEAGKQVVALVEIKARFDEQANIKWARALEQAGVHVVYGLIGLKTHCKTCLVVRREGATIRRYCHIGTGNYNPKTARLYEDVGLLTAAPEIGADLTDLFNSLTGYSRKENYRNLLVAPHGVRAGIIERIQQETALAAQGKDARIRLKANAIVDEEIIDALYRASLAGVPVQIVVRGICGLRPGVPGMSENIEVRSILGRFLEHSRVMHFQAQDQYWIGSADMMHRNLDRRVEVMAQVKDPRLTEQLGSVFDSALHPNTRCWVLRSDGNWLAQPEHAGDDDVKVRDHQEFLMRLRRPEQQ comes from the coding sequence ATGAGTGATACGGAAATCGTCAAACAGCAGTTGCTTCCCACGCCACCGCCTGCGGCGACGCCGATCGCGACCGACGCCTCACTAGTGCAGTTGCCACGTGATCGCTACCTCAATCGCGAGATGAGCTGGCTCGACTTCAACGCCCGAGTGCTCGCCCTCGCCGAGGACGCGTCGCTGCCGCTGCTGGAGCGCGCCAAGTTCCTCGCCATCTTCGCGTCGAATCTCGACGAGTTCTATATGGTGCGCGTCGCCGGGCTCAAGCGCCGGGCCGAGACCGGTCTGCTGGTGCGTTCCGCGGACGGCCGCTCGCCCGGCGAGCAACTGGAGTTGATCGCCGCACGCGCTCAGGAGATCGCCGTGCGGCACGCGCGCGTCTTCCTCGACGACGTGCTGCCCGCGCTCACCGCCGAGGGCATCGCGATCATCGACTGGGCCGACCTGAACGACGATGAGCGCCAACGCCTCTCGGGCCACTTCCAGGATCAAGTGTTTCCGGTACTCACCCCACTGGCGGTGGATCCGGCGCACCCGTTCCCCTATATCAGCGGTCTGAGCCTGAATCTCGCGGTGACGGTGAAGGATTACACCACCGGCGGCGAGCACTTCGCCCGAGTCAAGGTGCCGGACAACGTCGATCGGTTCGTCCGGGTGCGGCGCACCGACGCCGGTTCGACCATCGCCGCCTTCCTGCCGATGGAGGCATTGATCGCGGCGCACCTGGATCTGCTGTTCCCCGGCATGGAAGTGGTTGAGCAGCACTCGTTCCGGATCACCCGCAACGCCGACTTCGAGGTCGACGAGGACCGCGACGAGGACCTGTTGCAGGCACTGGAACGCGAACTCGCGCGGCGGCGCTTCGGATCGCCGGTGCGACTAGAGGTCTCCGACGACATGACCGAGCACATGCTCGAATTGCTGTTGCGTGAACTCGATGTCGACCCCGGCGACGTCATCCAGGTGCCCGGTCTGCTCGACCTGTCCTGCCTGTGGCAGGTGTACGGGGTTGACCGGCCCAACCTCAAGGACACGCCGTATGTGCCCGCCACCCCGCCCGCGTTCGGTGAGCGGGAGACGCCGCGCAACGTGTTCGCGGCGCTGCGCGAGGGCGACGTGCTCGTGCACCACCCCTACGACTCGTTCTCCACCAGCGTGCAGCGGTTCATCGAACAGGCGGCCGCCGACCCGCAGGTGCTCGCCATCAAGCAGACGCTCTACCGCACCTCCGGTGATTCCCCGATCGTCAACGCGCTGATCGACGCGGCCGAGGCGGGCAAGCAGGTCGTCGCCCTCGTCGAGATCAAGGCCCGGTTCGACGAGCAGGCCAACATCAAATGGGCACGCGCGCTGGAACAGGCCGGTGTGCACGTGGTCTACGGCCTCATCGGCTTGAAGACACACTGCAAGACCTGCCTGGTGGTCCGCCGGGAAGGCGCGACCATCCGCCGCTACTGCCACATCGGCACCGGCAACTACAACCCGAAGACCGCGCGCCTCTACGAGGACGTCGGATTGCTCACCGCCGCACCGGAAATCGGCGCCGATCTGACCGATTTGTTCAATTCGCTGACCGGTTACTCGCGAAAAGAGAACTACCGCAACCTGCTTGTCGCGCCGCACGGGGTGCGTGCCGGGATCATCGAGCGGATCCAGCAGGAGACGGCGCTGGCGGCGCAGGGCAAGGATGCCCGAATCCGGTTGAAGGCCAACGCGATCGTCGACGAGGAGATCATCGACGCGCTGTATCGGGCCTCGCTGGCTGGCGTGCCGGTGCAGATCGTGGTGCGTGGCATCTGCGGGCTGCGCCCCGGTGTGCCGGGGATGAGCGAGAACATCGAAGTCCGCTCGATCCTCGGCCGCTTCCTCGAGCATTCGCGGGTGATGCACTTCCAGGCCCAGGATCAGTACTGGATCGGCAGCGCCGACATGATGCATCGCAACCTCGACCGTCGGGTGGAAGTGATGGCGCAGGTGAAGGATCCGCGGCTGACCGAGCAACTCGGCTCGGTATTCGACTCCGCGTTGCATCCCAACACCCGCTGCTGGGTACTCCGTTCGGATGGCAACTGGCTCGCCCAGCCCGAGCACGCGGGCGACGACGACGTCAAAGTGCGTGACCACCAAGAATTCCTCATGCGGCTGCGGAGACCGGAACAACAGTGA
- a CDS encoding NUDIX hydrolase encodes MEGGPFWDPRITANIHAAGAVLWRRTADGAVEIAVVHRPKYQDWSLPKGKLDPGETPVLAAVREVREETGLDCKLGRYLGHVTYPVPGHRKLKRVDYWAAEVAGGEFTANSEVDVLSWYPLDRVMEQLSYPMDRQVLRAFTRLPADTHTMLLVRHAKAGRRDRFSGPDPLRPLDRSGHAQARALVSNLLAFGASEIHSADPVRCVQTVTPLAEKLGVEIILEPLLSEIGYAAAHDEARQRIVSLVSDTEVPVVCSQGKVIPDLLRWWADRDGITLPSARNRKGSVWVLSFAGGRLVAADHLDRSLSSEVVKS; translated from the coding sequence ATGGAAGGGGGTCCCTTCTGGGATCCCCGAATTACCGCCAACATTCATGCCGCGGGCGCGGTGCTGTGGCGGCGGACGGCGGACGGCGCGGTCGAGATCGCGGTCGTGCATCGACCGAAGTATCAGGATTGGTCGCTGCCCAAGGGCAAGCTCGATCCCGGTGAGACGCCGGTGCTCGCGGCGGTTCGTGAGGTCCGTGAGGAGACCGGGCTGGACTGCAAGCTCGGCCGCTACCTGGGGCACGTCACGTATCCCGTTCCAGGACACCGCAAGCTGAAGCGGGTCGACTACTGGGCGGCCGAGGTGGCGGGCGGCGAGTTCACCGCCAATTCCGAAGTGGACGTGCTGAGTTGGTATCCGCTTGATCGGGTGATGGAGCAGCTGTCCTATCCGATGGACCGGCAGGTGCTGCGCGCGTTCACCCGGCTGCCCGCGGATACGCACACGATGCTGTTGGTCCGGCACGCGAAAGCCGGTCGGCGAGACCGCTTCTCCGGTCCCGACCCGCTGCGCCCGCTGGATCGGTCCGGGCACGCGCAAGCGCGGGCGCTGGTGTCGAATCTGCTGGCGTTCGGGGCATCCGAGATCCATTCGGCCGATCCGGTGCGCTGCGTGCAGACCGTGACACCGTTGGCCGAGAAGCTCGGCGTCGAGATCATTCTGGAGCCGCTGCTGTCCGAAATCGGTTATGCCGCAGCGCACGACGAGGCACGTCAGCGGATCGTCTCGTTGGTGTCGGATACCGAGGTGCCCGTTGTGTGCAGTCAGGGCAAGGTGATTCCGGATCTGCTGCGGTGGTGGGCGGACCGCGACGGCATCACATTGCCGTCCGCGCGCAACCGCAAGGGCAGTGTGTGGGTGCTGTCCTTCGCGGGCGGCCGACTGGTCGCCGCCGACCATCTCGACCGGTCGCTGTCGTCGGAGGTCGTGAAGTCCTGA
- a CDS encoding HU family DNA-binding protein, with the protein MNKAELIDVLTEKLGTDRRTATAAVEHVVDTIVRAVHKGQSVTITGFGVFEQRKRAARVARNPRTGETVKVKPTSVPAFRPGAQFKAVIAGKQKLAQSGPAVKRGVNAPVAAKKAAAKKTAAKKTAAKKATPTKGPAKTTAKKAAKKAPAKTVARKATATKTAAKKAPAKKTAAKKTTAAKKTTAAKKTTAAKKTTAAKRTVAKKAPAKKSTAKKAPARGRR; encoded by the coding sequence ATGAACAAGGCGGAACTGATCGACGTTCTGACCGAAAAGTTGGGTACGGACAGGCGCACGGCCACCGCGGCAGTCGAGCATGTGGTCGACACCATCGTGCGCGCGGTGCACAAGGGTCAGAGCGTCACAATCACCGGATTCGGTGTGTTCGAACAGCGTAAGCGTGCGGCTCGAGTTGCCAGGAACCCGCGCACCGGCGAAACCGTCAAGGTGAAGCCCACTTCGGTGCCTGCGTTCCGTCCGGGCGCTCAGTTCAAGGCCGTGATCGCGGGTAAGCAGAAGCTCGCCCAGAGCGGTCCCGCCGTCAAGCGCGGCGTGAATGCCCCGGTGGCGGCGAAGAAGGCGGCCGCCAAGAAGACGGCGGCGAAGAAGACCGCCGCCAAGAAGGCGACCCCGACCAAGGGCCCCGCCAAGACGACGGCGAAGAAGGCCGCCAAGAAGGCACCCGCAAAGACCGTCGCTCGCAAGGCGACTGCCACCAAGACCGCCGCCAAGAAGGCGCCGGCGAAGAAGACCGCCGCCAAGAAGACCACGGCGGCCAAGAAGACAACGGCCGCCAAGAAGACCACGGCAGCCAAGAAGACAACGGCGGCAAAGCGGACCGTCGCCAAGAAGGCGCCGGCCAAGAAGTCGACTGCCAAGAAGGCACCGGCTCGCGGCCGTCGCTGA
- the leuD gene encoding 3-isopropylmalate dehydratase small subunit — protein sequence MEAFTVHKGIGVPFRRSNVDTDQIIPAVYLKRVTRTGFEDGLFAAWRNDPDFILNTEPYKRGSVLVAGPDFGTGSSREHAVWALSDYGFRVVISSRFADIFRGNAGKGGILAAQMSQNDVEMLWKLLEEQPGLELVVDLEARTVTAGTAVLPFDIDDYTRWRLLEGLDDIGLTLRRSDAIAEYENARPAWKPTTLPAHISQH from the coding sequence ATGGAAGCCTTCACCGTGCACAAGGGGATCGGCGTGCCGTTCCGCCGTTCCAATGTCGATACTGATCAGATCATCCCAGCTGTGTACTTGAAGCGCGTGACGCGCACGGGATTCGAGGACGGACTCTTCGCCGCGTGGCGCAACGATCCGGACTTCATTCTGAACACTGAGCCGTACAAGCGGGGCAGCGTGCTGGTGGCGGGCCCGGATTTCGGTACCGGATCCTCTCGTGAGCACGCCGTTTGGGCGCTGTCGGACTACGGCTTTCGGGTGGTGATCTCGTCCCGGTTCGCCGACATCTTCCGCGGCAATGCCGGTAAGGGCGGGATCTTGGCCGCTCAGATGTCACAGAACGATGTCGAAATGCTCTGGAAGTTGCTCGAGGAACAGCCCGGACTCGAATTGGTTGTCGACCTCGAGGCACGCACGGTGACCGCTGGAACCGCCGTGTTGCCGTTCGATATTGATGACTACACACGGTGGCGTCTGCTCGAAGGATTGGACGACATCGGGCTCACGCTGCGCCGCAGCGACGCCATCGCCGAGTATGAAAACGCAAGGCCAGCATGGAAACCCACTACCCTCCCGGCACATATTTCGCAGCACTAA
- the leuC gene encoding 3-isopropylmalate dehydratase large subunit, with translation MAQPRTMAEKVWEQHVVARGTGEGAGREPDLIYIDLHLVHEVTSPQAFDGLRAAGRPVRRPDLTIATEDHNVPTADIDKPIADPISRTQVDTLRRNCAEFGVRLHPMGDLDQGIVHVVGPQLGLTQPGMTVVCGDSHTSTHGAFGALAMGIGTSEVEHVLATQTLSLRPFKTMAITVDGTLSPGVTSKDLILAVIAKIGTGGGQGYVLEYRGEAIRAMSMEARMTICNMSIEAGARAGMIAPDETTYEFLRGRPHAPQGADWTAAVAAWEALKTDEGAAFDAEVHIDASELTPFVTWGTNPGQGAPLGESVPDPAQIADETARESAQKALRYMDLEPGTPLREVSVDTVFVGSCTNGRIEDLRAVAGILKGRKVADGVRMLVVPGSMRVRAQAELEGLGEIFTAAGAEWRQAGCSMCLGMNPDQLQPGQRCASTSNRNFEGRQGKGGRTHLVSPLVAAATAVRGTLSSPADLV, from the coding sequence ATGGCACAGCCACGCACCATGGCCGAAAAGGTGTGGGAGCAGCACGTCGTCGCCCGCGGTACCGGCGAGGGCGCCGGACGCGAACCCGACCTGATCTACATCGACCTGCATCTCGTGCACGAGGTGACCAGCCCGCAGGCCTTCGACGGCCTCCGCGCGGCGGGCAGGCCGGTGCGACGGCCCGATCTGACCATCGCGACCGAGGACCACAATGTCCCGACCGCCGACATCGATAAGCCGATCGCGGACCCGATTTCGCGCACCCAGGTGGACACACTGCGCCGCAACTGCGCGGAATTCGGTGTGCGACTGCACCCGATGGGCGATCTGGACCAGGGCATCGTGCACGTCGTCGGCCCGCAACTGGGCCTGACCCAGCCGGGAATGACGGTGGTGTGCGGGGACAGTCACACCTCGACGCACGGCGCGTTCGGCGCGCTGGCGATGGGCATCGGCACGTCCGAGGTCGAACATGTCCTTGCCACCCAGACACTCTCGCTGCGCCCGTTCAAGACGATGGCGATCACCGTGGACGGCACCTTGTCGCCCGGTGTGACGAGCAAGGACCTGATTTTGGCCGTCATCGCGAAAATCGGCACCGGCGGCGGCCAGGGCTACGTGCTCGAGTACCGCGGCGAGGCGATCCGCGCCATGTCGATGGAGGCGCGAATGACCATCTGCAACATGTCCATCGAAGCGGGCGCCAGAGCGGGCATGATCGCCCCGGACGAAACAACCTATGAATTCCTCCGGGGACGCCCGCACGCCCCGCAGGGAGCCGACTGGACGGCCGCAGTGGCCGCCTGGGAGGCACTGAAGACCGACGAGGGCGCGGCTTTCGATGCCGAGGTGCACATCGACGCGAGCGAGTTGACCCCGTTCGTCACCTGGGGCACCAACCCGGGACAGGGCGCGCCCCTTGGCGAATCGGTGCCAGACCCCGCCCAGATCGCCGATGAGACGGCGCGGGAGTCGGCGCAGAAGGCGCTGCGGTACATGGATTTGGAGCCGGGCACTCCGCTTCGCGAGGTGTCGGTCGACACGGTATTCGTCGGTTCGTGCACCAACGGGCGCATCGAGGATTTGCGTGCGGTGGCCGGGATTTTAAAGGGACGCAAGGTCGCTGACGGTGTGCGAATGTTGGTTGTACCGGGGTCGATGCGGGTTCGCGCGCAGGCCGAATTAGAAGGACTCGGCGAGATTTTCACCGCGGCGGGCGCTGAATGGCGGCAGGCGGGCTGCTCAATGTGCTTGGGAATGAATCCGGATCAGCTCCAGCCGGGCCAGCGGTGCGCCTCGACGTCGAACCGCAACTTCGAGGGCCGACAGGGCAAAGGTGGCCGTACGCACCTGGTTTCCCCGCTCGTAGCGGCCGCGACGGCGGTCCGCGGAACCCTGTCCTCGCCTGCGGATCTGGTCTGA
- a CDS encoding IclR family transcriptional regulator translates to MRQHSGIGVLDKAVAVLYAVAEHPCGLNELCARTGLPRATAHRLAVGLEVHRLLARDNTGMWRPGPALAELAAGATDPLLEAASAILPRLREITGESVQLYRLDGNARICVAALEPPVGLRDTVPVGARLPLTAGSAAKVLLAWADPDLQRTILADAVFGERALTEVRKRGWAQSAAERASGVASVSAPVRDAAGVVIAAVSVSGPIDRMGRRPGARWAADLVAAAEALHKRL, encoded by the coding sequence ATGAGACAGCATAGCGGCATCGGCGTCCTCGACAAAGCAGTGGCGGTGTTGTACGCCGTCGCCGAGCATCCGTGTGGTCTCAACGAGCTGTGTGCCCGCACCGGCCTGCCCCGCGCCACCGCACATCGCCTGGCCGTCGGCCTGGAAGTGCACCGCCTGCTGGCCCGCGACAACACCGGAATGTGGCGGCCAGGCCCCGCCCTCGCCGAGCTCGCCGCCGGCGCCACCGATCCGCTGCTGGAGGCCGCGTCGGCCATCCTGCCCCGGTTGCGCGAGATCACCGGCGAAAGCGTCCAGCTCTATCGCCTGGACGGCAATGCGCGGATCTGTGTCGCGGCGCTGGAACCACCCGTCGGACTGCGCGACACCGTCCCCGTCGGCGCGCGCCTGCCGCTGACCGCGGGCTCCGCGGCCAAAGTGCTGCTCGCCTGGGCCGACCCCGACCTGCAGCGCACCATCCTCGCCGACGCCGTCTTCGGCGAACGCGCGCTCACCGAGGTGCGCAAGCGCGGCTGGGCCCAGAGCGCCGCCGAACGCGCGTCCGGCGTGGCCAGCGTTTCCGCGCCCGTGCGCGATGCCGCGGGGGTCGTGATCGCGGCCGTCTCGGTGTCCGGCCCGATCGACCGGATGGGCCGCAGGCCCGGCGCGCGCTGGGCGGCCGACCTGGTCGCCGCCGCGGAAGCGCTACACAAGCGGCTATAA
- a CDS encoding PPOX class F420-dependent oxidoreductase, producing MGVNQRAQIVMSDTEITEFLERSRIATLATIGPKGRPHLTAMWYALIDGELWFETKTKSQKAVNLRRDPRITCMVEAGQTYDQLRGVSIEGHAEIIDDPDKLYAVGVSVWERYTGPYSEEVRPMVETMLHKRTAIRVIPDRIRSWDHRKLGLPQLPLGGTTAQPLD from the coding sequence ATGGGAGTCAACCAACGGGCGCAGATCGTCATGTCCGATACCGAGATCACCGAGTTCCTGGAGCGCAGCCGCATCGCCACGCTGGCGACCATCGGCCCCAAGGGCAGGCCGCACCTGACCGCCATGTGGTACGCGCTCATCGACGGCGAGCTGTGGTTCGAGACGAAAACGAAGTCCCAAAAGGCGGTCAACTTGCGCCGCGACCCGCGCATCACCTGCATGGTCGAGGCCGGCCAGACCTACGACCAGCTGCGGGGTGTCTCCATCGAGGGCCACGCCGAGATCATCGACGACCCCGACAAGCTCTACGCCGTCGGTGTGAGCGTGTGGGAGCGCTACACCGGCCCGTACAGCGAGGAGGTCCGTCCGATGGTCGAGACCATGCTGCACAAGCGCACCGCCATCCGCGTCATCCCCGACCGCATCCGCAGCTGGGATCACCGCAAGCTCGGCCTCCCCCAGCTCCCCCTCGGCGGCACCACCGCCCAACCCCTCGACTGA
- a CDS encoding DUF5302 domain-containing protein has product MAESDSSNPSGSAEGTSADEVKRKFKEALDRKNQHNARTADHLDGRSKGASATHGNASHKREFRRKSG; this is encoded by the coding sequence ATGGCGGAATCGGATAGTTCCAACCCCTCAGGCAGTGCCGAGGGCACAAGCGCCGACGAGGTGAAGCGCAAGTTCAAAGAGGCGCTGGACCGCAAAAACCAGCACAACGCCCGAACCGCCGACCACCTGGACGGCCGTTCCAAAGGCGCCTCCGCAACCCACGGCAACGCCAGCCACAAGCGAGAATTCCGCCGCAAGAGCGGATAA